A window of the Streptomyces sp. NBC_01351 genome harbors these coding sequences:
- a CDS encoding beta-N-acetylhexosaminidase, which translates to MDLIPVPRVARFDEGGRRYAFGPDPVLAAGPGTEGVARLVRRELGAATGWSLPPAGPGAAGDVTLRLAPEDGERLGSEAYGITVDATGVELVGASEAGLFWAFQTLRQLLGPDAYRKAPPPGRVWSLPCVRIADSPRFGWRGLMLDVARHFMPKDGVLRYIDLIAAHKLNVLHLHLTDDQGWRVEIKRYPKLTEVGAWRARSRWGHRASPLWKETPHGGFYTQDDIREIVAYAAERHVRVVPEIDVPGHSQAAIAAYPELGNTDVVDTSALAVWDDWGINENVLAPTEAVVRFYEGVFEELLELFPVEVSPFVHVGGDECPKEQWRASAIAQERIRELGVDGEDGLQSWFIRHFDGWLAKRGRRLIGWDEILEGGLADGAAVSSWRGYAGGIAAAEAGHDVVMCPQEQVYLDHRQAGGEDEPMPIGYVRTLEDVYRFEPVPPKMSEEVAARVLGAQANVWTEVMEDRGRVDYQTFPRLAAFAEVVWSRQPAPEERDFASFERRMAAAHYARLDALGVDYRPPGGPLPWQRRPGVLGRPIEGEPPIA; encoded by the coding sequence ACCCCGAGTTGCCCGATTCGACGAGGGCGGGCGCCGCTACGCGTTCGGCCCCGACCCCGTCCTCGCCGCCGGACCCGGTACCGAGGGCGTGGCGCGGCTGGTCCGCCGGGAGCTGGGCGCGGCCACCGGCTGGAGCCTGCCGCCCGCGGGGCCCGGCGCGGCCGGGGACGTGACGCTGCGCCTGGCACCGGAGGACGGGGAGCGGCTGGGCTCCGAGGCGTACGGGATCACCGTGGACGCCACGGGCGTCGAACTGGTCGGCGCGAGCGAGGCCGGGCTGTTCTGGGCCTTCCAGACGCTGCGTCAGCTGCTCGGGCCGGACGCCTACCGCAAGGCGCCGCCGCCCGGGCGGGTGTGGAGCCTGCCCTGCGTACGGATCGCCGACAGCCCGCGGTTCGGGTGGCGGGGGCTGATGCTGGACGTGGCCCGGCACTTCATGCCCAAGGACGGGGTGTTGCGCTACATCGACCTGATCGCCGCGCACAAGCTCAACGTGCTGCACCTGCACCTGACGGACGACCAGGGCTGGCGGGTCGAGATCAAGCGGTACCCGAAGCTGACCGAGGTCGGCGCGTGGCGGGCGCGCAGCCGGTGGGGGCACCGGGCCTCGCCGCTGTGGAAGGAGACCCCGCACGGCGGCTTCTACACCCAGGACGACATCCGCGAGATCGTCGCGTACGCCGCCGAGCGGCACGTACGGGTGGTCCCGGAGATCGACGTACCGGGACATTCGCAGGCCGCGATCGCCGCGTACCCGGAGCTGGGGAACACCGACGTGGTCGACACCTCGGCGCTGGCGGTGTGGGACGACTGGGGGATCAACGAGAACGTCCTCGCCCCGACCGAGGCCGTGGTGCGCTTCTACGAGGGCGTGTTCGAGGAGCTGCTGGAGCTGTTCCCGGTGGAGGTGTCGCCCTTCGTGCACGTGGGCGGGGACGAGTGCCCCAAGGAGCAGTGGCGGGCCTCCGCGATCGCGCAGGAGCGGATCCGGGAGCTGGGGGTGGACGGGGAGGACGGGCTGCAGTCCTGGTTCATCCGGCACTTCGACGGCTGGCTCGCCAAACGCGGCCGGCGGCTGATCGGCTGGGACGAGATCCTGGAGGGCGGGCTGGCCGACGGCGCCGCCGTCTCCTCGTGGCGGGGCTACGCGGGCGGGATCGCCGCCGCCGAGGCCGGGCATGACGTGGTGATGTGCCCCCAGGAGCAGGTGTACCTGGACCACCGTCAGGCGGGCGGCGAGGACGAGCCGATGCCGATCGGGTACGTGCGCACGCTGGAGGATGTGTACCGGTTTGAGCCGGTACCGCCGAAGATGTCGGAGGAGGTCGCCGCCCGGGTTCTGGGCGCGCAGGCCAACGTGTGGACCGAGGTGATGGAGGACCGGGGGCGGGTCGACTACCAGACGTTCCCCCGGCTCGCGGCCTTCGCCGAGGTGGTGTGGTCGCGGCAGCCCGCCCCGGAAGAGCGCGACTTCGCCTCCTTCGAGCGCCGGATGGCGGCGGCGCACTACGCGCGGCTGGACGCGCTCGGGGTCGACTACCGGCCGCCGGGCGGGCCGTTGCCGTGGCAGCGGCGGCCGGGGGTGCTGGGGCGCCCCATCGAGGGTGAGCCCCCGATCGCGTGA
- a CDS encoding FAD binding domain-containing protein has protein sequence MTTHAPHALDSPQGPQGPHAAQSVTLPVSLDEAVAALTAMPAAVPVAGGTDLMAAVNAGQLRPAALVGLGRINEIRGWQYQDGHALLGAGLTHARMGRPDFAALIPALAAAARAAGPPQIRNAGTLGGNIATAAPTGDALPVLAALEAVLLVVGPLGQREIPVSHLLAGREMLRPGELIGFVRVPLLHAPQVFLKATGRTGPGRAVASVGLVLDPARRGVRCAIGAVAPMPLRPLEAEQWVASLIDWDGDRSLAPEALEAFGEYVGAACVPDQGEPVAPGVLHLRRTVAVLARRALGRALTS, from the coding sequence TTGACCACGCACGCACCGCACGCACTGGACTCACCTCAGGGGCCGCAGGGCCCGCACGCGGCGCAGTCCGTGACGCTGCCGGTCTCGCTCGACGAGGCCGTGGCGGCGCTCACCGCCATGCCCGCCGCCGTGCCCGTGGCCGGCGGCACCGACCTCATGGCCGCCGTCAACGCCGGGCAGCTGCGGCCCGCCGCGCTGGTGGGCCTCGGCCGGATCAACGAGATCCGCGGCTGGCAGTACCAGGACGGCCACGCGCTGCTCGGCGCCGGCCTCACCCACGCACGGATGGGGCGGCCGGATTTCGCCGCCCTGATCCCCGCCCTGGCGGCCGCCGCGCGCGCCGCCGGGCCCCCGCAGATCCGCAACGCGGGCACCCTCGGCGGGAACATCGCCACGGCCGCGCCCACGGGTGACGCACTCCCCGTGCTGGCCGCGCTGGAGGCGGTGCTCCTGGTCGTCGGTCCGCTCGGTCAGCGCGAGATCCCGGTGTCGCACCTGCTGGCCGGCCGGGAGATGCTGCGGCCCGGAGAGCTGATCGGCTTCGTCCGGGTGCCGCTGCTGCACGCGCCGCAGGTGTTCCTGAAGGCCACGGGGCGTACGGGTCCGGGGCGCGCGGTCGCGTCCGTGGGACTCGTACTGGACCCGGCGCGCCGGGGAGTGCGCTGCGCGATCGGAGCGGTGGCCCCGATGCCGCTGCGGCCGCTGGAGGCCGAGCAGTGGGTGGCCTCGCTGATCGACTGGGACGGCGACCGGAGCCTGGCCCCCGAGGCGCTGGAGGCCTTCGGCGAGTACGTCGGGGCGGCCTGCGTGCCCGACCAGGGGGAACCGGTGGCTCCCGGTGTACTGCATCTGCGGCGGACGGTGGCCGTGCTGGCGCGCAGGGCCCTGGGGAGGGCGCTGACCTCATGA
- a CDS encoding 2Fe-2S iron-sulfur cluster-binding protein, whose translation MSENENENVTQGNANGTAGWGWEPVPQGGEYDSDATAFVKLPQDMLDALGTGEPLAAPGHGYVPPPMIVPLGSVSTDPAATGTWTIPVQWPEAGGSAPADSGQVPAGGPAPVGGPIPASIPIPAAVAAAFAEAEPEQAPAQAHDPGATAEWRFHEEASTTGQWAMPAYSDYSEGSGFPGVPGAPGVPEVPEQQGDFRPSPSALDADWSQAPATLPGGAPAPWAYLTQDTGADAGADAGVLPGTDEAAAASAAAAAATAATAGRLLGGPGVGTAPRGPRVLGGPGVGTPLPEEPAHQAPHDIEAAHGSAQEPAEGARGAEHGGSAEFSNFAAFGGHAGHGSFEGHAEHAGHEGRTGHAEFGERAEFAPAGSTDGQGFSAFGHAVAPAAAEHVQAEAVQPEAAVAAPEPVGAAQVEPAAAVPAAAEPVAMEAEPVEPAGATGTGGPEPEGVDAEGAGPGGAGTAPADDAAAPAPDADTADSALSLPGEDTTGGVPAEGPTYEEENEHPQASYVLRVNGADRPVTGAWIGESLLYVLRERLGLAGAKDGCSQGECGACAVQVDGRLVASCLVPAATAAGSEVRTVEGLATDGELSDVQQALCRSGAVQCGFCVPGMAMTIHDLLEGNHAPSELETRQALCGNLCRCSGYAGVVDAVREVVAEREAAAAEHAASPEPRIPHQAGPGEGGIHHGGTA comes from the coding sequence ATGAGCGAGAACGAGAACGAGAACGTGACCCAGGGGAACGCGAACGGAACGGCGGGCTGGGGCTGGGAACCCGTCCCGCAGGGCGGCGAGTACGACTCGGACGCCACGGCCTTCGTGAAGCTGCCGCAGGACATGCTGGACGCGCTCGGCACGGGGGAGCCCCTCGCGGCGCCCGGGCACGGGTACGTGCCGCCGCCGATGATCGTGCCGCTGGGCTCGGTCAGTACGGATCCGGCCGCCACCGGGACCTGGACGATCCCGGTGCAGTGGCCCGAGGCGGGGGGCTCCGCCCCGGCCGACTCGGGTCAGGTTCCCGCGGGCGGGCCCGCTCCGGTGGGCGGGCCGATCCCGGCGTCGATCCCGATCCCGGCGGCGGTGGCGGCGGCGTTCGCCGAGGCCGAGCCGGAGCAAGCGCCGGCGCAGGCCCACGATCCCGGGGCGACGGCGGAGTGGCGGTTCCACGAGGAGGCCTCGACGACGGGGCAGTGGGCGATGCCCGCCTACTCGGACTACTCCGAGGGGTCCGGGTTCCCGGGAGTCCCCGGAGCCCCCGGAGTCCCCGAAGTTCCCGAACAGCAAGGCGATTTCCGGCCGTCTCCGAGCGCGCTGGACGCCGACTGGAGCCAGGCCCCGGCGACCCTGCCGGGCGGCGCACCGGCCCCTTGGGCCTACCTGACGCAGGACACGGGCGCGGACGCGGGTGCGGACGCCGGCGTGCTGCCCGGCACCGACGAGGCCGCGGCCGCCTCGGCCGCCGCTGCCGCCGCCACCGCGGCGACCGCCGGACGGCTGCTCGGCGGCCCCGGAGTGGGCACCGCGCCGCGCGGGCCGCGGGTGCTGGGTGGACCCGGTGTGGGCACCCCGCTCCCGGAGGAGCCGGCGCACCAGGCGCCGCACGACATCGAGGCCGCCCACGGCTCGGCGCAGGAGCCGGCCGAGGGGGCGCGGGGTGCTGAGCACGGGGGGTCCGCGGAGTTCTCGAACTTCGCGGCATTCGGCGGGCACGCGGGGCACGGGAGCTTCGAGGGGCACGCGGAGCACGCGGGTCACGAGGGTCGTACGGGGCACGCGGAGTTCGGTGAGCGCGCGGAGTTCGCGCCGGCCGGGAGCACTGACGGTCAGGGCTTCTCGGCCTTCGGGCACGCGGTGGCGCCTGCTGCGGCGGAGCACGTGCAGGCGGAGGCCGTCCAGCCGGAGGCCGCCGTGGCCGCGCCCGAGCCGGTCGGGGCCGCCCAGGTGGAGCCCGCCGCGGCCGTGCCCGCCGCGGCCGAGCCCGTCGCGATGGAGGCCGAGCCGGTGGAACCCGCCGGGGCCACCGGGACCGGCGGGCCCGAGCCGGAGGGTGTCGACGCCGAGGGTGCCGGCCCCGGCGGAGCCGGCACGGCCCCGGCGGACGACGCCGCCGCGCCCGCGCCGGACGCGGACACCGCCGACAGCGCACTGTCACTCCCGGGCGAGGACACCACCGGAGGTGTCCCGGCCGAGGGGCCGACGTACGAAGAAGAGAACGAGCACCCGCAGGCCTCCTACGTCCTGCGCGTGAACGGCGCCGACCGCCCCGTCACTGGCGCCTGGATCGGCGAGTCCCTGCTCTACGTGCTGCGCGAGCGCCTCGGCCTCGCCGGCGCCAAGGACGGCTGCTCGCAGGGCGAATGCGGCGCCTGCGCCGTGCAGGTCGACGGCCGGCTCGTCGCCTCCTGCCTGGTCCCGGCGGCGACGGCGGCGGGCAGCGAGGTCCGCACCGTCGAAGGTCTCGCGACGGACGGGGAACTCTCGGACGTGCAGCAGGCGTTGTGCAGGTCGGGTGCGGTGCAGTGCGGGTTCTGCGTGCCCGGCATGGCGATGACCATCCACGACCTGCTGGAGGGCAACCACGCCCCCAGCGAGCTGGAGACCCGCCAGGCGCTCTGCGGCAACCTCTGCCGCTGCTCCGGCTACGCCGGGGTCGTCGACGCCGTGCGCGAGGTCGTCGCCGAGCGCGAGGCGGCCGCCGCCGAGCACGCGGCATCGCCGGAGCCGCGTATTCCGCACCAGGCAGGCCCCGGCGAGGGCGGCATCCACCACGGAGGCACGGCGTGA
- a CDS encoding xanthine dehydrogenase family protein molybdopterin-binding subunit, giving the protein MTALAASAENPDHQVPSGIGASVPAADTRAKTEGTFPYAADLWAEGLLWAAVLRSPHAHARILSIDTTAAAAMPGVRAVVTHADVPGATTHGRRIADRPVFAHDVVRHHGEPIAAVAADHPDTARLAAAAIAVEYELLDAVTDPEQAFGAPALHPDGNLIRHIPLRYGDPEATGEVVVEGLYRIGRQDPAPIGAEAGLAVPRPDGGVELYTASTDPHTDRDLAAACFGLEPDRVRVVVTGVPGATADREDAAFQLPLGLLALRTGCPVKLAATREESFLGHTHRHPTLLRYRHHADAEGRLVKVEAQILMDAGAYADASSESLAAAVAFACGPYVVPHAFVEGWAVRTNNPPSGHVRGEGAMQVCAAYEGQMDKLAAALGIDGAELRMRNVLATGDLLPTGQTVTCPAPVAELLRAVRDFDLPSLPKDTPEDEWLLPGGPEGAGEPGAVRRGVGYGVGMVHMLGAEGADEVATATVKVVNGAATVICAAVDTGQGFSTLARQIVQEVLGVGEVTTAPVDTDQPPAGPSAHGRHTWVSGGAVERAAKMVRTQLLQPMAHKLGMSTELLQIADGRITSYDGAFSMTVAEAIEGKELWATAQCRPHPTEPLDGDGQGDAFVGLAFCAIRAVVDVDIELGSVRVVELAVAQDVGRILNPRQLEARIEAGVTQGVGAALTENLRTVSGLVRHPDLTGYALPTALDAPVVRIVKLVEERDVVAPFGAKAASAVPVVTAPAAVASAVRAATGRPVNRLPIRPSAAVAVPNS; this is encoded by the coding sequence GTGACCGCCCTGGCGGCGTCGGCCGAGAACCCGGACCACCAGGTCCCGTCCGGAATCGGCGCCTCCGTCCCCGCCGCGGACACCCGGGCCAAGACCGAGGGCACCTTCCCCTACGCCGCCGACCTGTGGGCCGAGGGACTCCTGTGGGCGGCCGTGCTGCGCTCCCCGCACGCCCACGCCCGGATCCTCTCCATCGACACCACGGCCGCCGCCGCGATGCCCGGCGTCCGCGCCGTCGTCACCCACGCCGACGTCCCCGGCGCCACCACGCACGGCCGCCGGATCGCGGACCGTCCCGTCTTCGCGCACGACGTCGTACGCCACCACGGCGAGCCGATCGCCGCCGTCGCCGCCGACCACCCCGACACGGCACGCCTCGCCGCGGCCGCCATCGCCGTCGAGTACGAGCTCCTCGACGCGGTGACCGACCCCGAGCAGGCCTTCGGTGCCCCCGCCCTGCACCCCGACGGCAACCTCATCCGGCACATCCCGCTGCGCTACGGCGACCCGGAGGCCACCGGCGAGGTCGTCGTCGAGGGCCTCTACCGGATCGGCCGCCAGGACCCGGCGCCCATCGGCGCCGAGGCCGGGCTGGCCGTACCGCGCCCCGACGGCGGCGTGGAGCTGTACACCGCCTCCACCGACCCGCACACCGACCGCGACCTGGCCGCCGCCTGCTTCGGCCTCGAACCGGACCGGGTGCGCGTGGTCGTCACCGGAGTCCCGGGCGCGACGGCCGACCGCGAGGACGCCGCCTTCCAGCTCCCGCTGGGCCTGCTCGCCCTGCGCACGGGCTGCCCGGTCAAGCTGGCCGCGACCCGCGAGGAGTCCTTCCTCGGCCACACCCACCGCCACCCGACCCTCCTCCGCTACCGCCACCACGCGGACGCGGAGGGCCGGCTCGTCAAGGTCGAGGCGCAGATCCTGATGGACGCGGGCGCGTACGCGGACGCCTCCTCGGAGTCGCTGGCGGCGGCGGTGGCCTTCGCCTGCGGCCCGTACGTGGTCCCGCACGCCTTCGTCGAAGGCTGGGCGGTCCGCACGAACAACCCGCCGTCGGGTCACGTCCGCGGCGAGGGCGCGATGCAGGTCTGCGCCGCGTACGAGGGCCAGATGGACAAACTGGCCGCCGCCCTCGGCATCGACGGCGCGGAACTGCGCATGCGCAACGTCCTGGCCACGGGCGACCTCCTCCCCACCGGCCAGACGGTCACCTGCCCGGCCCCGGTCGCCGAACTCCTCCGCGCGGTCCGCGACTTCGACCTGCCCTCGCTCCCGAAGGACACCCCGGAGGACGAGTGGCTGCTGCCGGGCGGCCCGGAGGGCGCGGGCGAGCCGGGCGCGGTGCGGCGGGGCGTCGGCTACGGCGTGGGCATGGTCCACATGCTCGGCGCGGAGGGCGCCGACGAGGTCGCGACGGCCACCGTCAAGGTGGTCAACGGCGCGGCGACGGTCATCTGCGCGGCAGTGGACACGGGCCAGGGCTTCTCCACCCTCGCCCGCCAGATCGTCCAGGAGGTCCTGGGCGTCGGCGAGGTGACGACGGCTCCGGTCGACACGGACCAGCCGCCGGCGGGCCCGTCGGCCCACGGCCGCCACACCTGGGTCTCGGGCGGCGCGGTCGAGCGTGCGGCCAAAATGGTCCGCACCCAGCTCCTCCAGCCCATGGCCCACAAACTCGGCATGTCCACGGAGCTCCTCCAGATCGCGGACGGCCGGATCACCTCGTACGACGGCGCGTTCTCCATGACGGTGGCGGAGGCCATAGAGGGCAAGGAGCTCTGGGCTACGGCCCAGTGCCGCCCCCACCCCACGGAACCCCTCGACGGCGACGGCCAGGGCGACGCCTTCGTCGGCCTCGCCTTCTGCGCGATCCGCGCGGTGGTCGACGTCGACATCGAGCTCGGCTCGGTGCGCGTGGTCGAGCTCGCGGTGGCCCAGGACGTGGGCCGCATCCTCAACCCCCGCCAGCTGGAAGCCCGTATCGAAGCGGGAGTCACCCAGGGCGTGGGCGCGGCCCTGACGGAGAACCTCCGCACGGTTTCGGGCCTGGTCCGCCACCCCGACCTGACGGGCTACGCCCTGCCGACCGCGCTGGACGCGCCGGTGGTCCGCATCGTCAAGCTGGTCGAGGAACGGGACGTGGTGGCCCCGTTCGGAGCGAAGGCCGCGAGCGCGGTCCCCGTGGTGACGGCCCCCGCGGCGGTAGCCTCGGCGGTGCGGGCGGCCACGGGCCGCCCGGTGAACAGGCTCCCGATCAGGCCGTCGGCGGCAGTCGCCGTGCCCAACTCGTGA
- a CDS encoding WXG100 family type VII secretion target, whose protein sequence is MATTFDGYSHQQLRAMITSIDPQAVQARADQLKKASDDIAKIAEKLKQHVVTGWEGEGATAFQEWVGRAGNATLRLSDYSKTGSEWMGRAVQLMHEAKAMPVVDADATANLEAAREFRNDPDAPKIGADAQKKLDSDHREAVRLMNNLAQSYEQSSGEMNKAEIPTFPPPPGVLVPKDVDGDTAIARPGGSSAQGGYSGGPSYGPSSPSGTGSAHEPGFAPGQQPQPNALPPTAGPAPVTPDRDVNVGLDTVGTLPPTTTPPVTTGPGGPLPTGPNSPNPGPFVPPVTGPPIGGLKGPGPVGLGPVGPISGTSGPLGKTGHLPGMPPRDNGIMGGRPVTTNGPSSGIPRGTVIGEGAQAGRGMGGGMGHGVGGSHGPGGSPVGRRLAMESGGVVGGRQAGAGGRLTPGGQPFTSGGSGLVRNGSGGAGAGAMGHAGAGARTQGNRREDQGGNRPDYLAEDEETWQGNRRVVPPVID, encoded by the coding sequence ATGGCAACGACTTTTGACGGCTACTCGCACCAGCAGCTGCGGGCGATGATCACTTCGATCGACCCGCAGGCGGTGCAGGCGCGGGCGGACCAGCTGAAGAAGGCCTCCGACGACATCGCCAAGATCGCCGAGAAGCTCAAGCAACACGTGGTGACCGGCTGGGAAGGCGAAGGAGCCACCGCCTTCCAGGAGTGGGTCGGTCGAGCGGGCAACGCGACGCTGCGCCTGAGTGACTACAGCAAGACGGGCTCCGAATGGATGGGCCGCGCGGTCCAGCTGATGCACGAGGCCAAGGCGATGCCCGTGGTCGATGCGGACGCGACCGCGAACCTCGAGGCGGCCCGAGAGTTCCGCAACGACCCGGACGCCCCGAAGATCGGCGCGGACGCTCAGAAGAAGCTGGACTCGGACCACCGCGAGGCGGTGCGTCTGATGAACAACCTGGCGCAGTCGTACGAGCAGTCGTCGGGGGAGATGAACAAGGCGGAGATCCCTACGTTTCCACCGCCGCCGGGGGTTCTCGTACCGAAGGATGTCGATGGCGACACGGCCATTGCCCGCCCTGGAGGCAGCTCCGCACAGGGTGGCTACTCGGGAGGCCCGTCGTACGGCCCCTCGTCGCCCAGTGGGACCGGTTCCGCGCACGAGCCGGGTTTCGCTCCGGGACAGCAGCCGCAGCCGAACGCCCTGCCTCCGACGGCGGGTCCCGCGCCGGTGACCCCGGACCGTGATGTGAACGTGGGCCTCGACACCGTCGGCACTCTCCCGCCCACCACCACGCCTCCGGTGACTACCGGGCCCGGCGGCCCTCTGCCCACGGGCCCTAACAGCCCCAATCCTGGCCCCTTTGTCCCGCCCGTTACGGGCCCGCCCATCGGCGGTTTGAAGGGGCCTGGCCCCGTCGGTTTGGGCCCTGTCGGCCCGATCTCGGGGACGAGCGGTCCCCTCGGCAAGACCGGGCATCTTCCCGGCATGCCCCCGCGTGACAACGGCATCATGGGAGGCCGTCCGGTGACCACCAACGGCCCCAGCTCGGGCATCCCGCGGGGCACGGTCATTGGCGAAGGTGCTCAGGCCGGCCGCGGCATGGGCGGCGGTATGGGTCATGGCGTGGGAGGCTCCCACGGCCCGGGCGGGTCCCCGGTGGGCCGTCGTCTGGCCATGGAATCGGGCGGTGTCGTAGGCGGACGCCAGGCGGGTGCGGGCGGCCGGCTGACCCCGGGTGGTCAGCCGTTCACCTCGGGAGGATCAGGTCTCGTGCGCAACGGTTCCGGTGGAGCCGGCGCGGGTGCTATGGGCCACGCGGGTGCGGGCGCCCGTACACAGGGCAATCGACGTGAGGACCAGGGGGGCAACCGCCCCGACTACCTGGCCGAAGACGAAGAGACCTGGCAGGGCAACCGTCGTGTTGTTCCGCCGGTGATCGACTGA